Proteins from a genomic interval of Verrucomicrobiia bacterium:
- the purQ gene encoding phosphoribosylformylglycinamidine synthase subunit PurQ produces MKFGVVTFPGSNCDYDCYHVVADVLKQPVVYLWHKDHYLNNCDVIILPGGFSYGDYLRTGAIARFSPIMREVADFAMRGGIVIGICNGFQILCEAGLLPGALLRNRSLRFVHRPVYLRVEKNDTAFTNVYQKGQVLKMPTAHGDGCYYNTPEEIKKLEAGGQILFRYCDREGKVTEEANPNGSLSNIAGIVNSAGNVMGLMPHPDRAAEGILGSADGAGVFFSMVARFAGMVLA; encoded by the coding sequence GTGAAATTCGGCGTGGTCACCTTTCCCGGCTCCAACTGCGATTATGACTGCTACCACGTTGTGGCCGACGTTTTAAAGCAGCCGGTTGTTTATTTGTGGCACAAAGACCATTACCTGAACAATTGCGACGTCATCATCCTGCCCGGAGGGTTTTCGTATGGCGATTATTTGCGCACGGGGGCCATCGCCCGTTTTTCGCCGATTATGCGGGAGGTGGCGGATTTTGCGATGCGCGGCGGCATCGTAATCGGCATTTGCAACGGCTTCCAGATTCTGTGTGAAGCGGGGCTTTTGCCCGGGGCGCTTTTACGCAATCGTTCGCTGCGCTTCGTCCACCGCCCGGTTTATCTGCGGGTGGAGAAAAACGACACCGCTTTTACGAACGTCTATCAAAAAGGACAGGTTTTGAAAATGCCGACGGCCCATGGGGACGGCTGTTACTACAACACGCCGGAGGAAATCAAAAAACTGGAGGCGGGCGGGCAGATTCTGTTCCGCTACTGCGACCGGGAGGGAAAAGTCACGGAAGAAGCAAATCCGAACGGCTCCTTGAGCAACATCGCCGGCATCGTCAACTCCGCCGGCAACGTGATGGGTTTGATGCCCCATCCGGACCGGGCGGCGGAGGGGATTTTGGGGAGCGCCGACGGCGCGGGGGTTTTCTTTTCGATGGTGGCCCGCTTCGCCGGGATGGTGTTGGCGTAG
- a CDS encoding DUF4321 domain-containing protein, with protein MRKPQAWLLTVALLLGAILGGLLGEIIGSFLPDGAAKTLFSRSVEIGFDSTTLNLFTITFTIGLLIKLNFVSLLMVVLVLVYFRWWYL; from the coding sequence ATGAGAAAACCGCAGGCCTGGCTTTTGACGGTGGCTTTGCTTTTGGGGGCGATTTTGGGGGGGCTTTTGGGGGAAATCATCGGCTCCTTTTTGCCGGATGGCGCCGCCAAGACCCTTTTTTCCCGCTCGGTGGAAATCGGGTTCGATTCCACAACGCTCAATTTGTTCACCATCACCTTCACCATCGGGCTTTTAATCAAACTCAATTTCGTCTCACTTTTGATGGTGGTTTTGGTGCTGGTT
- a CDS encoding plastocyanin/azurin family copper-binding protein produces the protein MRFLKVAATAAALFLLVQSAWAKTDTVRMIDFAFVPASITVNPGDTVVWKSTQQCCIMHTSTRSTGPMTWNASVPLNSTFNLQFNQQGTFSYVCTPHQGIGMTGSVTVVSKVPSLGWLGLAFLLSSLAAATLWILENRRKTAL, from the coding sequence ATGCGCTTTTTGAAGGTAGCAGCGACGGCAGCGGCCTTGTTTTTGCTTGTGCAAAGCGCCTGGGCCAAAACCGACACCGTGCGGATGATTGACTTTGCCTTTGTCCCGGCCAGCATCACCGTCAACCCCGGGGATACGGTGGTTTGGAAATCCACCCAGCAGTGCTGCATCATGCACACCTCCACCCGCTCCACCGGCCCGATGACCTGGAACGCCAGCGTTCCGCTCAACAGCACCTTTAACTTGCAGTTCAACCAGCAGGGTACCTTCAGCTACGTCTGCACCCCCCACCAAGGGATTGGCATGACCGGCAGCGTCACCGTCGTTTCAAAGGTGCCTTCGCTGGGCTGGCTGGGGCTCGCTTTTCTTCTGTCCAGTCTGGCCGCGGCCACTCTTTGGATTTTGGAAAACCGGAGAAAAACGGCCCTTTAG
- the purS gene encoding phosphoribosylformylglycinamidine synthase subunit PurS: MKGKVFVKKKPGVLDPEGATIQKALLNLGYKQVAGVRSGRVFEVELEAKSPKEAEEKLVEMARKLLANPVIEEFRVELENGDKR, translated from the coding sequence ATGAAGGGTAAGGTCTTCGTCAAAAAGAAGCCGGGGGTTTTGGATCCGGAGGGGGCCACCATCCAGAAGGCGCTTTTGAATCTCGGCTACAAACAGGTCGCCGGCGTGCGCTCCGGGCGGGTTTTCGAAGTCGAGCTGGAGGCCAAAAGTCCCAAGGAGGCGGAGGAAAAACTGGTCGAAATGGCCCGCAAGCTCTTGGCCAACCCGGTCATCGAGGAATTCAGAGTGGAATTGGAAAACGGGGATAAACGGTGA